The DNA segment CAGGACAAAAACCTTCTCGGGCCTGCTCAATATTCCATTAACTATATTCAGGCCGCGCAAGATCCTGTCGGTGGTGGCTGGCGTTACAAGCCACGGCAACCGGGAGATACCTCGGTGGTCGGCTGGCAGGTGATGGGGCTCAAAAGTGGGCATATGGGTTATCTGGGCGTGCGTAAGAACACGATCGCTGGGGCGATTAAGTTCCTCGATTCGGTCCAGACGAAGAATGGTTCTGCCTATGGTTATGCCGATCCGGGCGACAAGCCGTCGATGAATGCTGTGGGGCTGTTGTGTCGGATGTATACCGGCTGGAAGAAAGACAACCCGGCCATTCAACAAGGGGTGCAAACCCTGGGTAAGCGTGGCCCGAGCCTCGGGAACCGTTCGGACATGTATTACAACTATTACGCCACCCAGGTCATGCGTCAGTATGGTGGTCCCGAATGGGACAACTGGAACGTGAAGATGCGTGACTTTCTCGTTAAAGAGCAGGTTCCTCAAGGTCAGCCAGAAGCAGGTAGCTGGTACTTCAATGGCCCCCACACCGATAAGGGAGGCCGCCTGTACAACACCTCGCTGGCACTGTTGACGCTGGAAGTTTACTACCGCCACTTGCCGATCTACAAGGCGAATGCTTCCGAGGAAGACTTCCCGCTGTAATCAGTACGATCGATTCAACCGAACCCATAAGACCTCGTGCAGGACCATGATTCTGCACGAGGTTTTTTGTTGCGCGATCGGGAGGGGTTTCTGGCCTATAATTTTCCGTTTCTACGGATCACCTTCCAGGGCAGCCAAGTCGCTTGCAGGCCAAACCTTCCATCGCGAAACATGAAGCTCGGTCCCAAGAAGGGGCATCGGCAGAGGATGCGCGCGTGCGGTTTCGCTTTCGGAAGTTGGTCTTGCTTTCGATGGACCGCATCAAAGGGGGCATCAGCTTCTTTGCCAGTGCCGTCGTCCATTTTATCTTGCTGATCGTCCTGGCATTGTGGGTCGCTCCGACGGGTCCCGGCGGCAATTCCAATGCGATTACGTTGTTGCCGTACGAGCAACTACCAGAGGACCTATCGATCGTTCAGACGGTAACGCCAATCGAGATCAGCCAAGCTCAAGACACCATGCAGCAAGAGCTGCAGACCGACTCGGCCGCGGCAGGCGAATTAACCAAGCTGACCGAACCGCTGCCCGACCAGTTTGCGACCAACGATCAGGCCGCGACTTTAGAGACAACCAGCGACCTGCAAAAGAACCTGCCTTGGCAGATGTCGGTTCCTTCCAAGGGTGGGGGCGGTTTTCAGGGGCGCAGTGGAGAGCTTCAGAAAGAGCTGCTTTCCGCACGTGGTGGCTCGCCGGCAACCGAGGACGCCGTCGAACGTGCGCTGCGTTGGATTGCCGCCCATCAACTGCCGGACGGCTCGTGGAGTTTTAATCATCACGAGGTCGAAGTTGGCAAGCTCAGTCCCAACCCCGGCGAACCCCTGACGCGAACTGGAGCCACCGGCCTGGCTTTGTTGCCGTTTCTCGGCAAAGGGTACACGCACATGAACGAGAACCCCTATCGAGATCAGATCGAGCAGGGGCTCTATTTTCTGCGAGCCAATCAAATCGTCGGTCCCAACGGGGGGGACCTGCAGGATGGATCGATGTACGGTCACGGGCTCGCCACCTTAGCATTGTGCGAAGCGTACGCGATGACCGGAGACCCGGCGTTGCGAATGGAAGCCACCGAGGCCGTGCGCTTCATTGAGTATGCTCAGCACGACCAAGGAGGTTGGCGTTATCAGCCGAAGCAGCCAGGCGATATCAGTGTTTTCGGCTGGCAGTTGATGGCCCTGAAGAGTGCGCTGCTGGGCGATATCAAAGTCGATAGTTCGACCATCGGCATGGCAGAGTTCTGGTTAGATCGCGTACAGCAAGCCGACGGTGCGTACTACGGCTATCAGCATCCTGGGAAGATGGTTTCGCCCACGTCGATCGGGCTTTTGTCCCGCATGTATCTTGGGTGGCCCAAGCAGGACCCACGCATGCACCGAGGGGTTGATTTTCTGTCGGATGAAGGGCCCTCGAAGACCGACATGTATTTCAACTATTACGCGACCAACGTGTTGTGTCATTACGGCGGGCCACAGTGGGTGGGATGGAACGACAAGCTCAAGGCCTACCTCTTGAAGACCCAGTCCCGTAAGGGATACACGACCGGTAGTTGGTACTTTGATGAAAAGCACGCACGCGTTGGTGGGCGATTGTACGTAACGTGTCTCTCGGCGATGATCTTGGAAGTCTATTATCGCCACATGCCTTTGTATTCGGAGAAGTCGCTTGACTTCACGTTCTGATCGTCCTGCCTGGTATGACGCTATTTTGCCGGTGATTGACCTGCGATTTGGCCAGGTCGTGCGAGGGATTGCTGGCCGTCGCGATGAGTATCAGCCGGTCGAGTCTCGCTACGCCGACGATTCGCGGCCAGGCAGTATTGCTCATGTGTACGCGTTGAATTTCGGATTTCAGGACTGTTATGTCGCCGATCTGAATGCGATTGTCGAGGGGCAGATCGATGTCGCCGGGCTTGAAGCGATCGCCGTTCAAGGGCTTAAGGTTTGGCTCGATGCGGGCATCGGAAGCGCGCGCAAGTGGCAAGCGTGTCAAAACGCGCTAAGCAATTGGGAGCCGTATCGCTGGGTTGTGGGGCTCGAGTCGCTGGAAAACTGGCAGGCCCTGGAAGAACTGCTCATCCAGATAACGCCAGAGCGACTTGTCTTTAGTCTGGACATGCAAGCAGGGCAGCCGTTAAGCACCCAGGCAGATTTTGAAGGGATGTCGCCAGAGCAAGTTGCCCGGCGTGCGGCAGATATCGGCGTGAAATCGATGATTCTGCTCGATCTGGCGGCTGTCGGTCAGGGGCAGGGGAGTCAGACCGAATCGCTCTTTGGGGCGTTGCACGAAGAACTGCCGAGTGTCGAGCTGCTCGGGGGCGGGGGAATGAGCTGGCCAGAAGATATCGAAACGCTCGCGCAGTGTGGGGCTCAGCGAATCTTGGTGGCCTCGGCGTTGCACGATGGCCGGATCGCGCCGCTTCTGGGGTA comes from the Bremerella alba genome and includes:
- a CDS encoding prenyltransferase/squalene oxidase repeat-containing protein: MRFRFRKLVLLSMDRIKGGISFFASAVVHFILLIVLALWVAPTGPGGNSNAITLLPYEQLPEDLSIVQTVTPIEISQAQDTMQQELQTDSAAAGELTKLTEPLPDQFATNDQAATLETTSDLQKNLPWQMSVPSKGGGGFQGRSGELQKELLSARGGSPATEDAVERALRWIAAHQLPDGSWSFNHHEVEVGKLSPNPGEPLTRTGATGLALLPFLGKGYTHMNENPYRDQIEQGLYFLRANQIVGPNGGDLQDGSMYGHGLATLALCEAYAMTGDPALRMEATEAVRFIEYAQHDQGGWRYQPKQPGDISVFGWQLMALKSALLGDIKVDSSTIGMAEFWLDRVQQADGAYYGYQHPGKMVSPTSIGLLSRMYLGWPKQDPRMHRGVDFLSDEGPSKTDMYFNYYATNVLCHYGGPQWVGWNDKLKAYLLKTQSRKGYTTGSWYFDEKHARVGGRLYVTCLSAMILEVYYRHMPLYSEKSLDFTF
- a CDS encoding HisA/HisF-related TIM barrel protein, giving the protein MTSRSDRPAWYDAILPVIDLRFGQVVRGIAGRRDEYQPVESRYADDSRPGSIAHVYALNFGFQDCYVADLNAIVEGQIDVAGLEAIAVQGLKVWLDAGIGSARKWQACQNALSNWEPYRWVVGLESLENWQALEELLIQITPERLVFSLDMQAGQPLSTQADFEGMSPEQVARRAADIGVKSMILLDLAAVGQGQGSQTESLFGALHEELPSVELLGGGGMSWPEDIETLAQCGAQRILVASALHDGRIAPLLG